The following coding sequences are from one Arcobacter nitrofigilis DSM 7299 window:
- a CDS encoding YgjV family protein codes for MFSFMVPLLGVLAIVLNAIGMAIKDLIKTKILLGTSVVFIIPDLYQSGGIHGVYQSVIIALMYYVGALEYRKLEKAILYSIPFFSIFLLLGLKEYEGLFLVLASITTPLATISKDSFKMKLLLLVSTLSWGTYAVLMKAWFALAFDILGALALIYFFGEYRREKKARELLDKVYDECVKVKEEVLS; via the coding sequence ATGTTTTCCTTTATGGTGCCTCTGCTAGGCGTATTAGCAATAGTTTTAAATGCCATTGGAATGGCAATAAAAGATTTAATAAAAACAAAAATTTTATTAGGTACATCAGTTGTTTTTATAATACCTGATTTATATCAAAGTGGTGGAATACATGGTGTTTACCAATCAGTTATCATAGCCCTTATGTATTATGTGGGAGCCTTAGAATATAGAAAACTTGAAAAAGCAATTCTTTATTCTATTCCATTTTTTTCCATTTTTTTACTTTTAGGACTTAAAGAGTATGAGGGATTATTTTTAGTATTAGCATCTATTACAACACCCTTGGCTACTATTTCAAAAGATTCATTTAAAATGAAGCTTTTGCTTTTAGTATCAACTTTATCTTGGGGAACTTATGCAGTTCTTATGAAAGCATGGTTTGCCTTGGCCTTTGACATATTAGGTGCTCTTGCTTTAATATACTTTTTTGGCGAGTATAGAAGAGAAAAAAAAGCTAGAGAACTACTTGATAAAGTATATGATGAGTGTGTAAAAGTAAAAGAAGAAGTATTATCTTAA